The sequence GAGATAAACTTTAGCTACCGCCACAGCGGCATAGATGAGGCCATTTTGGGGGCTAAATTTAAGCTTTCTAGTGGCTTTGACGTAAGCATTTCTGAAGCTATCAGCGCAAAAAGGGCAAATCAGCCAAAAGGAGCTAGCTTTGGTAGCTGCTTTGTAAATCCTGATGGTCACTTTGCAGGGGCATTGCTTGAGGCAGTTGGGCTAAAAGGATACGTGATAGGCGGAGCGAAATTTAGCGAGGAGCACGCAAATTTTTTGATAAATTTTAACCACGCAAGCTTTGAGGACGCCACTAGCCTTATAAATTTGGCAAAGGCTAGAGTTTTAGAGAAATTTGGAGTAGAGCTTAAGACTGAAGTTTGCATTTTATAAGGATGATGATGAGTGAGTTTTTGAGCGAAGTTTTTACCCTTTCATTTTTATTTATAGCTATTGGGTTTTACGCCATTTATAGGGCTAAAAAGGCGCAAAGCGAGCATGAGAAAAATATGGCTGATTACGATAAAAATCTGCTAAATTTTGCCAAAATTTTAGGTGTTCAAAATCACATCGATCTAGTTAAATTTGATGAAATTTTAGCCCAGGCCTTAAAAGAAAAACTAATTTTTAAATTTAATAAATTAACCTCACAAGAGGAATTTATATCTTTTATAAAAGATGAGAATTTCAAAACCAAACCCCAAATTTCACAAAATAATATCGATGAAGCCTTTCTTACACTTTGTGCTAGCTCGCTTGTAGAGCCGCTAAATTTTGCGATACTAAAAAACGAAGATCAAATTTATGGATTTTTGTTTGAAAAAGAGCATCTTTTTGCTCTTATTGATAGCGCTGCGCTGCTTGGCGAAAATATTATAATTTGCGAGTAAATCAAGTAAAATTCATCTCTTTTTAGATAAAATCAAGCCAAATTTCAACTATAAGGTAAAAAATGGCAAAAGAAAAAGATAGTGACAAAAAGATAGCTATCCCAGAGAGCGAAGCGGACAAGAAAAAGGCGCTTGAGCTTGCGCTAAAGCAGATCGATAAAGCTTTTGGCAAAGGCACGCTTTTAAGACTTGGCGACAAAGAGGTTGAGGCTATCGAGTCGATACCGACTGGCTCGCTAGGGCTTGACCTAGCTCTTGGAATAGGTGGCGTTCCAAAAGGTAGGATCATCGAGATCTATGGGCCAGAGAGCTCTGGTAAGACCACACTCACACTTCACATCATCGCTGAAGCGCAAAAAGCTGGCGGAATTTGTGCATTTGTCGATGCAGAGCACGCACTAGACGTAAAATACGCTTCAAATTTAGGCGTAAATACCGACAACCTTTATGTCTCTCAGCCAGACTTTGGCGAGCAGGCACTTGAGATCGTTGAGACACTTGCAAGAAGTGGAGCGATCGATCTTATCGTAGTTGATAGCGTCGCTGCTCTTACTCCAAAGAGCGAGATAGACGGCGATATGGGCGATCAGCACGTTGGCCTGCAAGCAAGACTAATGAGTCAGGCGCTTAGAAAGCTAACTGGAATTTTAAGCAAGATGAAGACAACTGTTATCTTCATCAACCAAATTCGTATGAAGATCGGTATGATGGGATATGGCACGCCAGAGACCACAACTGGCGGTAATGCGCTTAAATTTTACTCATCAGTAAGAATAGACGTTAGAAAGATAGCCACACTTAAACAAAACGACGAGCCTATCGGCAACCGCACAAAAGCAAAAGTAGTGAAAAACAAGGTCGCGCCTCCATTTAAAGTGGCTGAATTTGACATTATGTTTGGCGAGGGTGTGAGCAAAGAGGGCGAGATCATCGACTATGGTGTAAAACTCGACATCATCGACAAATCAGGTGCGTGGTTTAGCTACAAAGCCGAAAAACTAGGTCAAGGCAGAGAAAACGCCAAAGCCTACCTAAAAGAGCACCCAGAAATTTCTGACGAGATAGTAGCGGCGATCAAAGGCTCAATGGGTATAGATCACCTAATAAGC is a genomic window of Campylobacter concisus containing:
- a CDS encoding addiction module antitoxin, giving the protein MSEFLSEVFTLSFLFIAIGFYAIYRAKKAQSEHEKNMADYDKNLLNFAKILGVQNHIDLVKFDEILAQALKEKLIFKFNKLTSQEEFISFIKDENFKTKPQISQNNIDEAFLTLCASSLVEPLNFAILKNEDQIYGFLFEKEHLFALIDSAALLGENIIICE
- the recA gene encoding recombinase RecA, which encodes MAKEKDSDKKIAIPESEADKKKALELALKQIDKAFGKGTLLRLGDKEVEAIESIPTGSLGLDLALGIGGVPKGRIIEIYGPESSGKTTLTLHIIAEAQKAGGICAFVDAEHALDVKYASNLGVNTDNLYVSQPDFGEQALEIVETLARSGAIDLIVVDSVAALTPKSEIDGDMGDQHVGLQARLMSQALRKLTGILSKMKTTVIFINQIRMKIGMMGYGTPETTTGGNALKFYSSVRIDVRKIATLKQNDEPIGNRTKAKVVKNKVAPPFKVAEFDIMFGEGVSKEGEIIDYGVKLDIIDKSGAWFSYKAEKLGQGRENAKAYLKEHPEISDEIVAAIKGSMGIDHLISSGAKDEDDETNEAGDE